The following proteins are encoded in a genomic region of Galbibacter sp. BG1:
- a CDS encoding glycoside hydrolase family 36 protein: MKTFLKWIFPIVFSGTMLGQNYTRFNGDSITLNNGIIKRTFSFSDNRWNTARFGILEGKDTLIGRSEDFSFLLDDELITGNSSWEFKNQKSLNTKDGGYGFSVTLQQKINSPTIEVTLFYVMYPNLPITRKWMNIKNISSREIKIEGMVIESLNTTLEATSSWVYQNYARMKHLMKYIGDWDDALVVVHDMGKQKGIALGNETIGVLKRTAFHTEKNNIEIGLTQPDQDYAFRKWLKPNEKWEIPKVFIGLYNNRNDGFDIVNNEINYFIKKHMKPRVLNMEEKPTFIYNTWYPFRTHINDSLIRSVAKAAAECGIEEFVIDDGWQVNSHRQSSIRGWGENYGDWLVDKNKFPDGLKPVFDYIKSLGMKPGLWISIGSATKDSKVFQEHPEWFVRNEEGAIGNLHFDSKEDQGFYTASFGTPWKNYIKGILLGLVKDYGLAYAKLDLAVVCSPYVNNESIAGSYAENHPKYKDQPESLIVLYDELISFFDELHKEAPDLFIDCTFETAGKLHMMDYALAKNAEGNWLSNFEEASPVGALRVRQMAWWRSPALPASSLVIGNLPMDDPDFMFGFKSLIGTVPIVLGDPRKIWSEKKELIHKWAIWLKAMQKKHDYMSYRKDLKGFGEPNEGMWDGWQRINFQTKSGGIFGVFKQGALESDRQVFLTELNPKDTYEIREAVSEKIVLKEKGEFLMKNGIKIEIPKPYGGKIFEVTKASTP; the protein is encoded by the coding sequence ATGAAAACTTTCTTAAAATGGATCTTTCCAATTGTTTTTAGTGGAACTATGCTTGGCCAAAACTATACGAGATTCAACGGAGATAGCATTACATTGAACAATGGAATTATAAAACGGACTTTTTCCTTTTCTGATAATCGGTGGAACACAGCTCGTTTTGGGATTCTTGAAGGGAAAGACACCCTGATAGGCCGAAGCGAAGATTTTTCTTTTCTTTTAGATGATGAGCTTATAACGGGAAATAGCTCGTGGGAATTTAAAAATCAGAAATCACTTAACACCAAAGATGGGGGATACGGTTTTTCCGTTACACTTCAACAGAAAATAAATAGTCCTACCATTGAAGTGACCCTTTTTTACGTAATGTATCCAAACCTTCCTATTACAAGAAAATGGATGAACATTAAAAATATCTCATCCAGAGAAATTAAAATAGAAGGGATGGTTATAGAAAGTCTTAATACTACTTTAGAAGCGACATCCAGTTGGGTATATCAAAACTATGCCAGAATGAAGCATTTAATGAAATATATTGGAGATTGGGACGACGCCTTGGTTGTTGTTCATGATATGGGTAAGCAAAAAGGGATCGCCTTGGGGAATGAAACGATAGGAGTGCTTAAAAGAACTGCTTTTCATACGGAAAAAAATAATATAGAAATAGGGCTCACTCAGCCCGATCAAGATTATGCCTTTAGAAAATGGTTAAAACCGAACGAAAAATGGGAAATTCCAAAAGTGTTTATCGGACTCTATAATAATCGAAACGACGGCTTCGATATTGTGAACAATGAAATTAATTATTTTATAAAAAAACATATGAAGCCCAGGGTTTTAAATATGGAGGAAAAACCCACTTTTATCTATAATACTTGGTATCCTTTTCGAACACATATAAACGATTCCCTTATTAGATCTGTGGCCAAAGCTGCTGCAGAGTGTGGAATTGAAGAGTTTGTAATAGATGATGGATGGCAGGTTAATAGTCACCGACAATCATCGATTCGTGGATGGGGAGAGAATTACGGCGATTGGTTGGTAGATAAAAATAAGTTTCCAGACGGGTTAAAACCTGTATTCGATTATATTAAATCGCTAGGGATGAAGCCAGGTTTATGGATATCCATTGGTTCTGCCACCAAAGACTCCAAGGTCTTTCAAGAGCATCCCGAATGGTTTGTGAGAAATGAAGAAGGAGCGATAGGGAACCTCCATTTCGACAGCAAAGAAGACCAAGGCTTTTATACGGCTTCCTTTGGTACCCCATGGAAAAATTATATTAAAGGTATACTGCTGGGGTTAGTAAAAGATTATGGCCTGGCTTATGCTAAATTGGACTTGGCCGTAGTGTGCAGCCCATACGTTAATAATGAATCTATAGCTGGTTCTTATGCTGAAAACCATCCAAAATATAAGGATCAACCTGAATCGCTTATTGTTCTGTATGATGAGCTTATTAGTTTTTTTGATGAACTCCATAAAGAGGCTCCAGATCTATTTATTGATTGTACTTTTGAAACGGCAGGAAAGCTTCATATGATGGATTATGCTTTGGCTAAAAATGCAGAAGGTAACTGGCTGTCTAATTTTGAAGAGGCTTCGCCAGTAGGAGCTTTGAGGGTTCGGCAAATGGCTTGGTGGAGAAGTCCAGCTTTACCAGCATCTTCACTGGTTATTGGAAACTTACCTATGGACGATCCCGATTTTATGTTTGGATTTAAATCGCTCATTGGTACCGTACCAATCGTTCTTGGAGATCCGAGAAAAATTTGGAGTGAAAAGAAAGAACTTATTCACAAATGGGCAATCTGGTTGAAAGCGATGCAGAAAAAACATGACTACATGTCTTATAGAAAAGACCTAAAAGGGTTTGGTGAACCCAATGAAGGTATGTGGGACGGATGGCAACGCATTAATTTCCAAACTAAAAGCGGTGGAATTTTTGGAGTATTTAAGCAAGGGGCCTTAGAAAGCGATAGGCAAGTGTTTTTAACAGAACTTAATCCAAAAGATACATATGAGATTAGGGAAGCAGTTTCAGAAAAAATAGTATTAAAAGAAAAAGGGGAGTTTTTAATGAAGAATGGTATTAAAATTGAAATCCCAAAGCCCTATGGTGGTAAAATTTTTGAAGTAACCAAAGCTTCAACTCCTTAA
- a CDS encoding DUF4038 domain-containing protein: MKIYISALIFILTLKIGAQEPLPKLMISENKKYISTANGKPFFWLGDTAWELFHRLTKEEVQIYLDDRKEKGFTVIQAVILAELDGLKTPNANGDIPLINQDPTSINEPYFKFIDYVLEEAQKREIYVALLPTWGDKFNKAWGEGPEIFTPNNAQIFGKILAKRYKNQSNIIWVLGGDRWPEDKEDKDIVNAMASGILANDKNHLITYHPNGGKKARDYFDTSWLDFDFFQTGHDRLAKDYQFVAESLKMSPSKPVINGEPRYENHPDRFKPDMYGWMDASDVRASAYWTFLSGGAGYTYGTHDIWQMFSPGKEPINYVRTHWKESLHLPGCRQLSFLKQILESLPWYELQPAQSLLSGDNPEDETHITVANIAKKQLVVAYTPFGRPVTLKEDSLMEIFNNKTIYALWFNPRDGSIQEIGDFQANENIMKFEPWSIGRGSDFLLILCDKAKSEKILKTLK, translated from the coding sequence ATGAAAATATACATATCCGCACTTATATTTATCCTCACTTTGAAAATAGGGGCTCAAGAACCATTGCCCAAATTAATGATAAGTGAAAACAAAAAGTATATATCTACGGCAAATGGAAAACCATTTTTTTGGTTGGGAGATACTGCTTGGGAATTATTTCATAGACTTACAAAAGAAGAGGTGCAAATTTATTTGGATGATAGAAAAGAAAAGGGGTTTACGGTAATTCAAGCCGTTATTTTGGCTGAGTTGGACGGCTTAAAAACGCCAAACGCCAATGGAGACATACCGCTTATAAATCAAGATCCAACCAGTATTAATGAACCTTATTTTAAATTTATTGATTATGTTTTGGAAGAAGCACAAAAAAGAGAAATATATGTAGCCCTCTTACCAACTTGGGGAGATAAATTTAATAAGGCCTGGGGGGAAGGCCCGGAAATTTTCACACCTAATAATGCGCAGATTTTTGGTAAAATCCTAGCGAAAAGATATAAGAATCAGTCTAACATCATTTGGGTTTTGGGAGGCGATAGATGGCCAGAGGATAAGGAAGATAAAGATATTGTAAATGCCATGGCATCAGGGATTTTGGCTAATGACAAAAATCATTTAATTACATATCATCCGAACGGTGGTAAAAAGGCACGGGATTATTTTGATACTTCTTGGTTGGATTTTGACTTTTTTCAAACAGGTCATGACCGGTTGGCTAAAGATTATCAATTTGTTGCGGAAAGTTTAAAAATGAGTCCGTCCAAACCAGTGATCAATGGAGAGCCTAGATACGAAAACCATCCAGATAGATTTAAACCAGATATGTATGGTTGGATGGATGCCTCGGATGTAAGGGCCTCCGCTTATTGGACTTTTCTCTCTGGGGGCGCAGGGTATACCTATGGTACCCATGATATCTGGCAAATGTTTAGTCCCGGCAAAGAACCTATAAATTATGTAAGGACTCATTGGAAAGAATCATTGCATTTGCCAGGGTGTCGCCAATTATCCTTTTTAAAACAAATTTTAGAATCCTTGCCATGGTACGAATTACAACCTGCACAGTCGCTTCTTTCAGGAGATAATCCAGAAGACGAAACACATATTACCGTTGCCAATATAGCAAAAAAGCAATTGGTAGTTGCTTATACGCCTTTTGGACGCCCAGTTACATTGAAAGAGGATTCTTTGATGGAAATTTTTAATAATAAAACCATCTATGCGCTTTGGTTTAACCCACGGGATGGAAGTATTCAAGAAATAGGTGACTTCCAAGCTAATGAAAATATTATGAAATTTGAGCCTTGGTCTATTGGAAGAGGGAGCGATTTCCTGTTAATTCTTTGCGATAAAGCTAAAAGTGAAAAGATCCTGAAAACTCTAAAATAA
- a CDS encoding GntR family transcriptional regulator, whose product MKSDDKHIPKYQIVGDYLKKKIQKGVYEPGDYLPSENALCKEFKITRTTARKALDELLNDGFIKKERGRGSLVIEKNKALGLLTVKGFSEVSGKKSQTIVLEDTNENELPQDYLMGLFDDDKDARWVTFKRLRVLDGTPIMVDKTFYSLSHLPLISANKFVDNSFFKTLSKNHLIEIKGAEQELRAIHANEAIAKKLDIEEGSPILHISIKFTTSKPNFFVYSEVYSSTKKYPISNSYFL is encoded by the coding sequence ATGAAGAGTGACGACAAACATATTCCAAAATACCAAATAGTAGGAGACTACTTAAAGAAGAAAATCCAAAAAGGAGTTTACGAGCCAGGGGATTATTTACCCTCAGAAAATGCGCTTTGTAAAGAGTTTAAAATAACCCGTACTACCGCCAGAAAGGCTTTAGATGAGTTGTTAAACGACGGTTTTATTAAGAAGGAAAGAGGAAGAGGAAGCCTTGTTATCGAAAAAAATAAAGCTCTTGGGTTATTGACTGTGAAGGGTTTTTCTGAAGTCTCAGGAAAAAAGTCTCAAACCATTGTTCTTGAAGACACCAATGAAAATGAATTACCACAGGATTATTTGATGGGACTTTTCGATGACGATAAGGACGCTAGGTGGGTTACTTTCAAACGTCTTCGCGTTTTAGACGGAACTCCCATCATGGTAGATAAAACTTTTTATTCGTTAAGCCATTTGCCATTAATTTCAGCAAATAAGTTTGTAGACAATTCATTTTTTAAAACTTTAAGTAAAAATCATTTGATTGAAATAAAAGGTGCTGAACAAGAATTAAGGGCCATACATGCCAATGAAGCCATAGCCAAAAAACTAGATATAGAAGAGGGAAGCCCTATTTTGCATATCTCCATTAAATTCACCACTAGTAAGCCAAACTTTTTTGTTTACAGTGAAGTCTACAGCAGCACCAAAAAGTATCCAATTAGCAACAGTTATTTTTTATAA
- a CDS encoding glycoside hydrolase family 97 protein, whose amino-acid sequence MKLSVITLLISLNSCKQEQAQEITFSSLNNTIKSKIYTQEGFLFYDLYFESDPVIKNAKLGIVRSDADFSKELSIKYVSKDSSFTQSYKLKTGKQLDVTASGIQKRITVQNESGKTFDVEFQLYDYGYAYRYVFPEQSEQEVSIKKDVSTLKFAAEGKAWLMPQAKPTKWGPAYEQYFEEITNLYEKSPTEEGWCFPALFKLNDTYALVSDAGLDTSYAGLHFKANSREKEYEMVFPNQAEAEGKYDTNPSHTLPWKTSWVTVALSKDLNEIVNSNLVTHVSEENQLQNTSWIAPGRASWSWLADHDSPQDFNKLKEYVDLASEMGWEYSLVDANWNKMKGGDIENLVKYANSKNVGLLLWYNSGGPHNTVGEEPRDKMHLKDIRRATFKKLHDWGIKGVKVDFFQSDKQKILELYPEILKDAADFEILVNFHGASIPRGWARTYPNLVTIESVLGAECYSFKKTYTQRAPVNNTILPFTRNVIGSMDYTPVLFLDNKMPHITSYAHELALSVLFESGIQHFGGSKEGYESIPAYAKDFLRNVPTTWDEVKYLAGTPGKDVILARRKGDCWYFCGINGEDKAKTWTVDTLFIEGEAYFDIISDGKSSRSFNYSPKAKSIEVTVLPYGGFVARCNK is encoded by the coding sequence TTGAAATTATCAGTAATCACACTTTTAATATCACTTAATTCTTGCAAACAGGAACAAGCGCAGGAAATTACCTTTTCTTCTCTAAATAACACCATCAAAAGCAAAATCTACACACAAGAAGGATTTCTTTTTTACGACCTATACTTTGAGAGCGATCCCGTAATAAAAAATGCCAAACTAGGTATTGTAAGAAGTGATGCTGACTTTTCTAAAGAACTTTCGATCAAGTACGTATCGAAAGATAGTAGTTTTACCCAAAGTTATAAGCTAAAAACCGGTAAGCAACTGGACGTTACAGCTTCTGGAATACAAAAAAGAATTACCGTACAAAATGAGTCGGGCAAAACCTTTGATGTTGAGTTTCAATTATACGACTATGGATATGCCTATCGTTACGTCTTCCCAGAACAATCGGAACAAGAGGTATCTATAAAAAAAGATGTGAGTACCCTAAAATTTGCTGCCGAAGGAAAAGCATGGCTAATGCCCCAGGCGAAACCCACAAAATGGGGGCCTGCCTACGAGCAATATTTTGAGGAAATCACAAATTTATATGAAAAATCCCCTACTGAAGAAGGATGGTGTTTCCCAGCTCTTTTTAAACTTAATGACACATATGCTTTAGTAAGTGATGCAGGTTTGGACACTTCTTATGCAGGATTACATTTTAAAGCAAATTCACGGGAAAAGGAATATGAAATGGTTTTTCCTAACCAAGCGGAGGCCGAAGGAAAATATGATACCAACCCTTCCCATACGCTTCCATGGAAAACTAGCTGGGTTACTGTAGCTCTATCCAAAGACCTTAATGAAATTGTTAACTCCAATCTAGTTACCCATGTGAGTGAAGAAAATCAATTACAAAACACCTCTTGGATTGCTCCCGGCAGAGCATCATGGAGTTGGCTAGCAGATCATGATAGTCCGCAAGACTTTAATAAGTTGAAAGAATACGTAGATCTAGCTTCAGAAATGGGCTGGGAATATTCTTTGGTGGATGCCAATTGGAATAAAATGAAAGGCGGTGATATTGAAAACCTCGTAAAGTATGCCAATTCCAAAAATGTCGGTTTGTTGCTATGGTATAATTCGGGTGGCCCGCATAATACCGTTGGTGAAGAACCAAGGGATAAAATGCATTTAAAAGATATTAGAAGAGCTACTTTTAAAAAGCTTCATGATTGGGGCATAAAAGGTGTTAAGGTAGATTTCTTCCAAAGTGACAAACAGAAAATTTTAGAACTATACCCTGAAATTCTTAAAGATGCAGCCGATTTTGAGATTTTAGTGAATTTTCATGGAGCGAGCATCCCAAGGGGTTGGGCCCGCACCTACCCCAATCTTGTAACTATAGAAAGTGTATTAGGTGCCGAATGCTATTCGTTTAAAAAAACTTACACACAGAGAGCACCCGTAAACAATACTATTTTGCCATTTACAAGAAATGTAATTGGTTCTATGGATTATACTCCAGTATTATTTTTAGATAATAAAATGCCCCATATTACCAGCTACGCGCATGAACTTGCTTTATCGGTTCTATTTGAATCTGGAATTCAGCATTTCGGAGGGTCTAAAGAAGGTTATGAATCTATTCCAGCCTACGCAAAGGATTTTTTAAGAAATGTACCCACCACATGGGACGAAGTTAAGTACTTGGCAGGAACACCTGGTAAGGATGTTATATTGGCTAGAAGAAAAGGTGATTGTTGGTATTTTTGCGGAATTAATGGGGAAGACAAGGCAAAGACTTGGACGGTAGACACCTTATTCATTGAAGGTGAAGCTTATTTTGACATTATAAGTGATGGAAAGTCCTCAAGATCTTTTAATTATTCCCCAAAAGCCAAATCTATTGAAGTTACAGTATTGCCTTACGGAGGTTTTGTTGCTCGATGCAATAAATAA
- a CDS encoding sialate O-acetylesterase gives MVLQQKNDVEIWGWANPKKEIEIRVGWNDSVYKVTTDNGGKWRAFVTTTSHGGPYEITIEADTLIKLNNVMLGEVWLCSGQSNMEWSLENAESGAEELRKADYSNIRLFQVEKAVAPYPLKDVNGTWQLCNPENVKQFSAVGYFFGKQLYENLNIPVGLIHSSWGGTPAEAWVSKETLLTMKDFDKQLKDTLIPKEKLDIQEIYKRKDSLKLLEPALLDYNNQANIGVKNNWKSPSFNDSEWIAAKCPSEWTALEEIGEVEGVVWMRKKVEIPKSWVGKELTLELGPIDEMDATYVNGNLVGKHINIDDWQKERSYKVPTEYNKKTSLQIAIRVANSRAQGGIYGHEHQLRLYPSDTKVKPISLAGLWRYKIASRLPRIGINGDQNYPSFLYNAMIHPLLHYKIRGVVWYQGESNASRAYQYRTLFPNLISDWRHQWKEEKMPFYFVQIAPFNYGMNPVGVELREAQLLTMKNVPYTGMAVISDIGNFKDIHPKNKRDVGERLSRWALNKTYRKDLVPSGPIYRDYTIENDKIVVSFDYVGDGLIGRDGKLENFEIAGSDHKFYKANAFILKDQVVVSSKEVKNPVAVRYAWQNTVDPNLFNKQGLPASSFSTEDWERATK, from the coding sequence ATGGTTTTACAGCAAAAAAACGATGTAGAGATCTGGGGTTGGGCAAACCCAAAAAAAGAAATAGAAATTAGAGTAGGTTGGAATGATTCGGTTTATAAAGTAACAACAGATAACGGTGGTAAATGGCGTGCTTTTGTAACAACCACCAGCCATGGTGGACCTTATGAAATCACTATTGAGGCTGATACACTTATTAAACTGAATAATGTAATGCTAGGAGAGGTTTGGCTCTGTTCTGGGCAATCTAATATGGAGTGGAGTTTGGAAAATGCAGAAAGTGGTGCAGAAGAATTAAGAAAGGCTGATTATTCAAATATAAGGTTGTTTCAAGTTGAAAAAGCCGTGGCTCCTTATCCCTTAAAAGATGTAAACGGTACTTGGCAGTTATGCAATCCAGAAAATGTAAAACAATTTAGTGCTGTAGGTTATTTCTTCGGGAAACAGTTATATGAAAACTTAAACATCCCAGTGGGTTTAATTCACAGCTCATGGGGCGGAACCCCCGCAGAAGCTTGGGTGAGTAAAGAAACGTTACTTACAATGAAAGATTTTGACAAACAACTGAAGGATACTTTAATACCTAAGGAAAAACTGGATATTCAAGAAATCTATAAGCGAAAAGACAGCTTGAAACTTTTAGAGCCTGCTCTTTTAGATTATAACAACCAAGCTAATATAGGTGTTAAAAATAATTGGAAATCTCCCAGTTTCAATGATTCAGAATGGATCGCTGCCAAGTGTCCTTCGGAATGGACGGCTTTGGAAGAAATAGGGGAGGTTGAAGGTGTGGTATGGATGAGAAAAAAAGTAGAAATTCCAAAAAGTTGGGTAGGAAAGGAACTTACTTTAGAACTTGGACCCATAGACGAAATGGATGCCACATATGTTAATGGAAATCTGGTAGGAAAACATATAAATATAGACGATTGGCAAAAAGAACGAAGTTATAAAGTACCTACCGAATATAATAAAAAAACAAGCCTACAAATTGCAATAAGGGTTGCTAACAGTCGGGCGCAAGGAGGTATTTATGGGCACGAGCATCAGCTAAGATTGTACCCAAGCGACACTAAAGTTAAACCGATTTCTTTGGCTGGTCTGTGGAGGTATAAAATAGCTTCGCGATTACCGAGGATTGGTATTAATGGAGACCAAAATTATCCTTCTTTTCTCTACAATGCTATGATTCACCCCCTTTTACACTATAAGATAAGAGGGGTTGTATGGTATCAAGGGGAAAGTAATGCATCCCGCGCCTATCAGTATAGAACTTTATTCCCAAATTTAATAAGTGATTGGCGTCATCAATGGAAAGAAGAGAAAATGCCTTTTTATTTTGTTCAGATAGCTCCTTTCAATTATGGAATGAATCCTGTAGGTGTAGAATTGAGAGAAGCGCAATTACTAACAATGAAGAATGTTCCCTATACGGGCATGGCTGTAATTTCAGATATTGGAAACTTTAAAGATATACATCCGAAAAATAAAAGAGATGTAGGGGAAAGGTTGTCGAGGTGGGCACTAAACAAAACGTACCGTAAAGATTTAGTGCCTTCTGGCCCTATTTATAGGGATTACACCATTGAAAATGATAAAATAGTTGTAAGCTTTGATTACGTGGGAGACGGTTTGATAGGCAGGGATGGTAAATTGGAGAATTTTGAAATAGCAGGCTCAGACCATAAATTTTATAAAGCAAATGCTTTTATTTTAAAAGATCAGGTAGTGGTTTCGAGTAAAGAAGTTAAAAATCCCGTGGCCGTTAGATATGCCTGGCAGAACACCGTAGATCCAAATCTTTTTAACAAGCAGGGATTGCCTGCAAGCTCATTCTCTACGGAAGATTGGGAAAGAGCTACTAAGTGA